A single region of the Sulfurospirillum arsenophilum NBRC 109478 genome encodes:
- a CDS encoding YbaB/EbfC family nucleoid-associated protein gives MFDNFDLSKVGAMLEEAQKQAQKMHEDASHKQFTAKSGGGMVSVSMDGNGEVIDITLDDSLLSDKESLQILLISAMNDVSKMVEDNKKLATTQMLSGIGGFGAKS, from the coding sequence ATGTTTGACAATTTTGATCTTTCCAAAGTGGGAGCAATGCTTGAAGAAGCACAAAAACAAGCCCAAAAGATGCACGAAGATGCAAGCCATAAACAGTTCACCGCTAAAAGTGGTGGTGGAATGGTGAGCGTGAGTATGGATGGTAATGGCGAAGTGATCGATATCACGCTTGATGATTCGCTTTTAAGCGATAAAGAATCATTACAAATTTTACTCATAAGTGCAATGAACGATGTTTCCAAAATGGTAGAAGATAATAAAAAACTAGCGACAACTCAAATGCTCTCAGGCATTGGTGGATTTGGCGCAAAAAGTTAA